The Dasypus novemcinctus isolate mDasNov1 chromosome 20, mDasNov1.1.hap2, whole genome shotgun sequence genome includes a region encoding these proteins:
- the M6PR gene encoding cation-dependent mannose-6-phosphate receptor, which produces MFPFHSHWRTGLILLILLTVAVSESWQAGEKTCDLVGEKDKESVAELALLKRLTPLFNKSFESTVGQGPDTYIYMFRVCREAGNHSSGAGLVQINKSNGKETVVGRLNETHIFNGSNWIMLIYKGGDEYDNHCGKEQRRAVVMISCNRHTLADNFNPVSEERGKVQDCFYLFEMDSSLACSPEISHLSVGSVLLITFASLVAVYIIGGFLYQRLVVGAKGMEQFPHLAFWQDLGNLVADGCDFVCRSKPRNVPAAYRGVGDDQLGEESEERDDHLLPM; this is translated from the exons ATGTTCCCCTTCCACAGCCACTGGAGGACTGGACTGATACTCCTGATACTCCTCACTGTGGCAGTGAGCGAATCCTGGCAGGCAGGAGAAAAAACATGCGACTTAGTAGGAGAAAAAGATAAAGAGTCAGTGGCAGAGCTGGCACTACTGAAGAGGCTGACACCACTGTTTAACAAAAG CTTTGAGAGCACTGTGGGCCAGGGCCCAGACACATATATTTACATGTTCAGGGTATGCCGGGAAGCTGGCAACCACTCCTCTGGGGCAGGCTTGGTGCAGATCAACAAAAGTAATGGGAAGGAGACGGTGGTGGGAAGACTCAACGAGACTCACATCTTCAATGGAA GTAATTGGATCATGCTGATCTATAAAGGAGGTGATGAATATGACAATCACTGTGGCAAAGAGCAGCGCCGGGCAGTGGTGATGATCTCCTGCAATCGACATACCCTGGCG GACAATTTTAACCCAGTATCTGAGGAACGAGGAAAAGTCCAAGATTGTTTCTACCTCTTCGAGATGGATAGCAGCCTGGCTTGTTCCCCAGAGATCTCTCACCTCAGTGTGGGTTCTGTGTTACTTATCAC GTTTGCATCACTGGTTGCTGTCTATATTATTGGGGGGTTCCTGTACCAGCGACTGGTGGTGGGAGCCAAGGGAATGGAGCAGTTTCCCCACTTAGCCTTCTGGCAGGATCTTGGCAACCTGGTAGCA GATGGTTGTGACTTTGTATGCCGCTCTAAACCTCGAAATGTGCCTGCTGCATATCGTGGTGTGGGAGATGACCAGCTGGGGGAGGAGTCAGAAGAAAGGGATGACCATTTATTACCGATGTGA